One segment of Stenotrophomonas sp. SAU14A_NAIMI4_8 DNA contains the following:
- a CDS encoding pyruvate, water dikinase regulatory protein, whose amino-acid sequence MSTIRPVFYVSDGTGITAETIGHSLLTQFTGFSFITDRMSFVDDPEKAREACARIHAAGERYQVRPIVVNSCVDQSLSLILAESGALMLDVFAPFIEPLERELASPRLARVGQAHGMVDFDTYHRRINAMNFALTHDDGIAVNYDDADVILVAVSRAGKTPTCIYLALHYGVRAANYPLTDEDLESDRLPPRLRNYRRKLFGLTIDPDRLQQIRQERRPNSRYANLETCKREVAAAEVMFQMERIPTLSTTHTSIEEISSKVLATLGLQRELY is encoded by the coding sequence ATGTCGACCATCCGACCGGTGTTCTACGTTTCCGATGGAACCGGTATCACCGCTGAAACCATTGGGCATAGCCTGCTCACCCAGTTCACCGGGTTCAGCTTCATTACCGACCGAATGTCTTTTGTCGATGACCCCGAAAAAGCGCGTGAAGCCTGTGCCCGGATCCATGCGGCGGGGGAGCGCTACCAGGTTCGGCCGATCGTGGTGAACAGTTGCGTGGACCAGAGCCTGAGCCTGATCCTGGCCGAAAGCGGGGCGCTGATGCTGGATGTGTTCGCCCCGTTCATCGAGCCGCTGGAGCGGGAACTGGCCAGCCCGCGCCTGGCCCGGGTCGGCCAGGCCCACGGCATGGTCGACTTCGACACCTACCACCGCCGCATCAATGCGATGAACTTCGCCCTGACCCACGATGATGGGATCGCGGTGAACTATGACGATGCCGACGTGATCCTGGTGGCGGTGTCGCGGGCTGGCAAGACCCCCACCTGCATCTACCTGGCCCTGCATTACGGGGTGCGCGCGGCCAATTACCCGCTCACCGACGAGGACCTGGAAAGCGACCGCCTGCCGCCGCGCCTGCGCAACTACCGGCGCAAGCTGTTCGGCCTGACCATCGACCCGGACCGCCTGCAGCAGATCCGCCAGGAACGTCGGCCGAATTCGCGCTACGCCAACCTGGAAACCTGCAAGCGCGAGGTGGCCGCGGCCGAGGTGATGTTCCAGATGGAGCGGATCCCGACCCTGAGCACCACCCATACCTCGATCGAGGAGATTTCCAGCAAGGTGCTGGCCACGCTGGGGCTGCAGCGCGAGCTGTACTGA
- a CDS encoding DUF1249 domain-containing protein: protein MAHASPRTERIPRLSRLSWLMGLYAENYRHLVRLFAPAELTAGSYVSSVGDGLDVRLDVIECHRYTVELRLTYDLADPVTGEPDPSAYVRLYRDARQAETTHCYVGRRWQDTMGLYPPPAELINHRMRMNTFLGKWLEYLAERGHGVATLRRDPDGPAAVSAERRLSLVR, encoded by the coding sequence ATGGCCCACGCCTCGCCCCGAACCGAACGCATTCCCCGCCTCAGCCGGCTGAGCTGGCTGATGGGGCTGTACGCCGAGAATTACCGGCACCTGGTGCGCCTGTTCGCGCCGGCCGAACTGACCGCTGGCAGTTATGTGTCCTCGGTGGGCGACGGCCTGGACGTGCGCCTGGACGTGATCGAATGCCACCGCTACACGGTAGAGCTGCGCCTGACCTACGACCTGGCCGACCCGGTGACCGGCGAACCGGACCCCTCGGCCTATGTGCGCCTTTACCGTGATGCCCGCCAGGCCGAGACCACCCACTGCTACGTGGGCCGGCGCTGGCAGGACACTATGGGGCTGTATCCGCCGCCGGCCGAGCTGATCAACCACCGCATGCGCATGAACACCTTCCTGGGCAAGTGGCTGGAATACCTGGCCGAGCGCGGCCATGGCGTGGCCACCCTGCGCCGCGACCCGGACGGCCCGGCAGCGGTTTCGGCCGAGCGCCGCCTGTCGCTGGTGCGCTGA
- a CDS encoding 8-oxo-dGTP diphosphatase, whose protein sequence is MPYTPIVATLGYVLSPDRRQVLMIHRNTRPGDHHLGKYNGLGGKVEPSEDVAAGMRREIAEEAGIDCTAMRLRGTISWPGFGKHGEDWFGFVFVIDSFEGTPHGGNHEGTLEWVDVDKLDTLPMWEGDRNFLPLVFDADPRPFHGVMPYRDGRMQSWSFSRL, encoded by the coding sequence ATGCCGTATACCCCGATCGTCGCCACCCTGGGCTATGTGCTTTCGCCCGATCGCCGCCAGGTGCTGATGATCCACCGCAATACCCGGCCCGGTGACCACCACCTGGGCAAGTACAACGGTTTGGGCGGCAAGGTCGAACCCAGCGAAGACGTGGCCGCCGGCATGCGCCGTGAGATCGCCGAAGAGGCGGGCATTGACTGCACCGCCATGCGCCTGCGCGGGACCATCAGCTGGCCGGGCTTCGGCAAGCACGGCGAGGACTGGTTCGGCTTTGTGTTCGTGATCGACAGCTTCGAGGGCACCCCGCACGGCGGCAACCACGAGGGCACCCTGGAGTGGGTGGACGTGGACAAGCTGGACACGCTGCCGATGTGGGAAGGCGACCGCAACTTCCTGCCGCTGGTGTTCGATGCCGACCCGCGGCCGTTCCACGGGGTGATGCCCTACCGCGACGGGCGCATGCAGAGCTGGTCGTTCAGCCGGCTGTGA